Proteins from one Syngnathus scovelli strain Florida chromosome 17, RoL_Ssco_1.2, whole genome shotgun sequence genomic window:
- the LOC125985420 gene encoding SUN domain-containing ossification factor isoform X2: MKMIIWRVVTLWLSVSLLSWFPNCHVDCTEPDQEAQRSEPRQDVDLEGESGDSHQEDEAGESLASHLQSLSRNEQSQGEQSTQTVDKEETHLEPPEVDKPSFEATSEIVSAISQPKEEHLEMENLDVPAAQEQESVVLIRSSDTDCESTVEGNDSPGIPSLQNIITVSVLDDANDEAHSDVLDSELPAECMEEANPYDHDRLPPVILENMSNAHTTGTKTHSDPPNAQAAQRLDDSVSHPLNGQDLNIAVTVDTDPTVNSKDPEDIPTFDEWKRKMMEVENEKTLSTHTSTNGGSNVVKKVQKNFNNYASVECGAKILGANPEAKSTSAILKENMDLYMLNPCSNKIWFIIELCEPIQVKQLDIANFELFSSTPKDFLVSISDRYPTNKWLKLGTFHGRDERTVQSFPLDEQLYAKYVKMFTKYIKVELLSHFGSEHFCPLSLIRVFGTSMVEEYEEIAEPSERAEDQDDDLDYASGYGPGEVKYSKNLIGSAKDVILNMVNNIAVNVLGGNSEMEGNLSSQGVIVNGPGANETISSTPITDPSAATPSSSELDEATLSPDTEITETGAPSSTTAVPELLPVDNSDQQPPPLDKPIVIPLESEEEESISSTITLLDKEDELDGEREKMERAEPQNVDLCPWFSSCSCTSSLQEYLQQQCLALLFKKRRCQSMDRKQTAPSMHTPTLLQPSPSSACPEPKTHHSEVHQPHEKEQASGGEPESGASTSEAHQPPENTLTEAHNDSMSEPPPLEPSQTSGLPKPTTADSSAAKTPQLSSEAPAKPLSSEETQDMLAAEKPTEASLPPTSSVLIGTAGDDGKVAAAEVKANIVIRDSILNPDMTGESQIASPHVRQSPEPAVVLNSGTLSTELPQPAPHTTIELELSSSSSSAPVITDSKTEDLTEDVSTPGLPPLPSTSPSPSLSDIYADPPNGTEQNGNPVHGSSQKESVFMRLNNRIKALEMNMSLSGRYLEQLSQRYRKQVEEMQKAFNKTIIKLQNTSRIAEEQDQRQTESIQLLQGQLENITQMVLNLSIQVSQLQNEVSDRHNYLLLCLLLSLCFGLALFANRYRISVTPPNAEPEPEPPGVNSYSYCYPERNFTSGDDCSLKRSASYPPIHSFQLVPSQGLESLYPEESQASRKKRRRKMKAIEKVQTLTSFHASPTACNGAAVWSGVPVPTNPTAMTRRLLLPAFRDSPPSEGSSETSSHSDDPTFCGITAPCSRICQGASLPETRAEKRALRRRRPKPTCAVVDFLQAPHRDKSNTLSISATQDLMNMNSKQTSGTFGLNIPLSGPI; encoded by the exons ATGAAGATGATAATATGGCGAGTTGTGACATTGTGGCTATCTGTGTCACTACTAAGTTG GTTCCCTAACTGCCATGTTGATTGCACAGAGCCAGACCAGGAGGCCCAAAGGTCTGAGCCTCGGCAGGACGTCGATTTGGAGGGCGAGTCAGGGGACTCTCATCAGGAAGACGAG GCGGGTGAGAGCTTGGCTTCGCACCTCCAGTCGTTGTCCAGAAATGAACAGTCGCAAGGGGAGCAGTCCACTCAGACGGTGGACAAAGAAGAGACTCATTTGGAG CCCCCTGAAGTGGACAAGCCCAGCTTCGAGGCAACCTCAGAGATCGTCAGTGCTATTTCCCAGCCAAAGGAGGAACACTTGGAAATGGAAAACCTTGATGTACCTGCTGCTCAAGAACAAGAATCAGTTGTCCTGATTAGGTCTTCCGATACAGACTGTGAATCCACAGTTGAGGGAAATGACAGCCCTGGTATCCCTAGCCTTCAAAACATCATAACAGTCAG TGTTTTGGACGATGCAAACGACGAAGCTCATTCTGACGTCCTTGACTCCGAGTTGCCTGCTGAATGCATGGAAGAGGCTAATCCCTATGATCATGACAG GCTTCCTCCAGTCATTTTGGAAAACATGTCAAACGCTCACACAACTGGTACCAAAACTCACAGTGACCCCCCGAATGCCCAGGCTGCTCAGCGTCTGGATGACAGCGTATCACACCCGCTCAACGGACAA GACTTGAATATTGCCGTCACCGTGGACACCGATCCTACCGTGAACAGCAAAGACCCTGAGGACATCCCAACGTTTGATGAGTGGAAGCGGAAGATGATGGAGGTGGAGAATGAAAAAA cTCTGTCCACACATACTTCTACTAATGGGGGTTCCAATGTAGTCAAGAAGGTGCAAAAAAACTTCAACAACTATGCTTCCGTGGAGTGTGGAGCAAAAATTCTTGGTGCTAATCCAGAAGCTAAG AGCACTTCGGCCATATTGAAGGAGAATATGGACTTGTACATGCTAAATCCCTGCAGTAATAAAATCTG GTTCATCATTGAGCTCTGTGAGCCCATTCAGGTGAAGCAGTTGGATATTGCCAATTTTGAGCTCTTTTCTTCTACACCCAAAGACTTTCTCGTCTCCATCAGTGACAG ATACCCGACCAACAAATGGCTCAAATTGGGAACCTTTCATGGCCGGGACGAACGCACAGTACAGAGCTTCCCATTGGATGAGCAGCTTTATGCTAAATATGTCAAG ATGttcaccaagtacataaag GTTGAGCTGCTCTCTCACTTTGGCTCTGAGCATTTCTGCCCTCTCAGTCTCATTAG AGTGTTTGGGACAAGCATGGTGGAAGAGTATGAAGAAATAGCTGAGCCTTCTGAAAGAGCAGAAGATCAGGACGATGACTTGG attaTGCATCTGGCTATGGACCTGGTGAAGTCAAGTATTCCAAGAATCTGATTGGCTCAGCTAAAG ATGTTATTTTGAACATGGTCAATAATATCGCCGTGAATGTTCTTGGTGGCAACTCGGAAATGGAAG GAAACCTTTCATCCCAGGGTGTGATTGTGAATGGTCCTGGTGCGAATGAAACAATATCGTCAACTCCCATCACCGACCCATCCGCCGC TACACCATCTAGTTCAGAGTTGGACGAGGCAACGTTGTCTCCAGACACAGAAATCACTGAAACCGGTGCCCCGTCTTCAACAACCGCTGTTCCGGAACTGCTTCCAGTTgataacagtgaccagcagcctCCGCCACTGGACAAACCAATTGTTATTCCTTTAGAGTCGGAGGAAGAAGAATCTATCAGCTCCACAATCACACTTTTAGATAAAGAGGATGAGTTAGATGGGGAGAGGGAGAAAATGGAACGCGCGGAACCACAAAATGTAGACCTCTGTCCATGGTTTTCGTCTTGTTCATGTACGAGCTCCCTTCAGGAGTATTTGCAGCAACAATGTCTGGCGCTGCTGTTCAAAAAAAGGAGATGCCAATCCATGGACAGAAAGCAAACAGCTCCTTCCATGCACACTCCCACTTTGCTCCAGCCTTCACCCTCCTCTGCCTGTCCTGAGCCCAAGACGCATCACAGTGAGGTACATCAGCCTCATGAAAAAGAACAAGCTTCTGGCGGTGAGCCAGAAAGCGGAGCCAGCACATCAGAAGCACACCAGCCTCCAGAGAACACTCTCACGGAAGCTCATAATGACTCGATGTCCGAACCGCCTCCGCTGGAGCCCAGTCAGACATCAGGCCTCCCCAAACCAACCACCGCCGATTCATCCGCTGCCAAGACTCCACAGCTTTCTTCTGAGGCTCCAGCAAAGCCGCTCAGCTCAGAGGAGACCCAAGACATGCTGGCTGCGGAGAAGCCTACAGAAGCTTCGCTACCTCCCACGAGCTCGGTCCTCATCGGAACAGCAGGCGACGATGGCAAAGTGGCAGCCGCAGAAGTAAAGGCCAACATAGTGATACGTGACTCGATCCTAAATCCTGATATGACAGGTGAGTCCCAGATTGCTTCTCCTCATGTACGTCAGTCCCCGGAACCAGCGGTTGTACTTAACAGCGGCACTCTTTCCACTGAGCTACCCCAGCCTGCTCCACACACAACCATTGAACTTGAGCTctctagtagtagtagtagtgccCCGGTCATCACAGATAGCAAAACCGAGGACCTCACAGAAGATGTCTCTACCCCCGGTCTCCCTCCTTTGCCTTCGACATCTCCCTCACCGTCCCTCTCGGACATTTACGCTGATCCCCCGAATGGCACAGAACAGAACGGCAACCCGGTGCACGGCTCCAGCCAGAAGGAGTCCGTGTTCATGCGACTCAACAACCGCATTAAGGCCCTTGAGATGAATATGTCGCTCAGCGGACGCTATCTGGAGCAGCTCAGCCAGAG ATATCGGAAGCAGGTGGAGGAGATGCAGAAGGCTTTCAACAAAACCATTATTAAACTCCAGAACACCTCCAGAATTGCAGAGGAGCAA GACCAGCGTCAGACAGAGTCCATTCAGTTGCTGCAAGGTCAGCTGGAGAACATTACTCAGATGGTCCTAAACCTGTCCATTCAGGTCAGCCAGCTGCAGAACGAG GTCTCAGACAGGCACAACTACCTTCTGCTGTGCCTGCTACTGAGTTTGTGTTTCGGCCTGGCGCTCTTTGCCAACCGCTACCGCATCTCTGTCACACCTCCGAATgcagagccagagccagagccacCCGGAGTAAACAGCTACAGCTACTGCTATCCCGAGAG GAATTTCACGTCCGGTGATGACTGTAGTTTGAAGAGGAGTGCATCCTACCCACCAATCCACTCATTCCAGTTAGTGCCAAGTCAAG GTCTCGAAAGTCTTTATCCCGAGGAGAGTCAGGCGAGCAGAAAG AAAAGACGACGTAAAATGAAAGCCATTGAGAAAGTGCAAACTTTGACGTCCTTTCATGCTTCTCCGACGGCATGCAACGGAGCTGCCGTATGGAGCGGCGTGCCTGTCCCAACAAACCCGACGGCCATGACAAGGAGGCTGCTTCTACCTGCCTTCAGAGACTCTCCTCCATCCGAGGGAAGCTCGGAGACATCGTCCCATTCAGACGATCCCACATTCTGTGGAATCACTGCCCCCTGCTCTCGGATATGCCAAGGTGCGTCGCTGCCTGAAACCCGGGCAGAGAAAAGGGCGTTAAGACGCAGGCGTCCCAAGCCCACTTGCGCCGTAGTGGACTTCCTTCAGGCCCCGCACAGAGACAAAAGCAATACGTTATCCATCTCGGCCACACAGGACCTGATGAATATGAACTCAAAGCAAACCTCTGGGACCTTTGGGCTGAATATCCCTCTCTCAGGTCCCATCTGA
- the LOC125985420 gene encoding SUN domain-containing ossification factor isoform X6: MKMIIWRVVTLWLSVSLLSWFPNCHVDCTEPDQEAQRSEPRQDVDLEGESGDSHQEDEAGESLASHLQSLSRNEQSQGEQSTQTVDKEETHLEPPEVDKPSFEATSEIVSAISQPKEEHLEMENLDVPAAQEQESVVLIRSSDTDCESTVEGNDSPGIPSLQNIITVSVLDDANDEAHSDVLDSELPAECMEEANPYDHDRLPPVILENMSNAHTTGTKTHSDPPNAQAAQRLDDSVSHPLNGQDLNIAVTVDTDPTVNSKDPEDIPTFDEWKRKMMEVENEKTLSTHTSTNGGSNVVKKVQKNFNNYASVECGAKILGANPEAKSTSAILKENMDLYMLNPCSNKIWFIIELCEPIQVKQLDIANFELFSSTPKDFLVSISDRYPTNKWLKLGTFHGRDERTVQSFPLDEQLYAKYVKMFTKYIKVELLSHFGSEHFCPLSLIRVFGTSMVEEYEEIAEPSERAEDQDDDLDYASGYGPGEVKYSKNLIGSAKDVILNMVNNIAVNVLGGNSEMEGNLSSQGVIVNGPGANETISSTPITDPSAATPSSSELDEATLSPDTEITETGAPSSTTAVPELLPVDNSDQQPPPLDKPIVIPLESEEEESISSTITLLDKEDELDGEREKMERAEPQNVDLCPWFSSCSCTSSLQEYLQQQCLALLFKKRRCQSMDRKQTAPSMHTPTLLQPSPSSACPEPKTHHSEVHQPHEKEQASGGEPESGASTSEAHQPPENTLTEAHNDSMSEPPPLEPSQTSGLPKPTTADSSAAKTPQLSSEAPAKPLSSEETQDMLAAEKPTEASLPPTSSVLIGTAGDDGKVAAAEVKANIVIRDSILNPDMTGESQIASPHVRQSPEPAVVLNSGTLSTELPQPAPHTTIELELSSSSSSAPVITDSKTEDLTEDVSTPGLPPLPSTSPSPSLSDIYADPPNGTEQNGNPVHGSSQKESVFMRLNNRIKALEMNMSLSGRYLEQLSQRYRKQVEEMQKAFNKTIIKLQNTSRIAEEQDQRQTESIQLLQGQLENITQMVLNLSIQVSQLQNEVSDRHNYLLLCLLLSLCFGLALFANRYRISVTPPNAEPEPEPPGVNSYSYCYPERNFTSGDDCSLKRSASYPPIHSFQLVPSQGTEKTT; the protein is encoded by the exons ATGAAGATGATAATATGGCGAGTTGTGACATTGTGGCTATCTGTGTCACTACTAAGTTG GTTCCCTAACTGCCATGTTGATTGCACAGAGCCAGACCAGGAGGCCCAAAGGTCTGAGCCTCGGCAGGACGTCGATTTGGAGGGCGAGTCAGGGGACTCTCATCAGGAAGACGAG GCGGGTGAGAGCTTGGCTTCGCACCTCCAGTCGTTGTCCAGAAATGAACAGTCGCAAGGGGAGCAGTCCACTCAGACGGTGGACAAAGAAGAGACTCATTTGGAG CCCCCTGAAGTGGACAAGCCCAGCTTCGAGGCAACCTCAGAGATCGTCAGTGCTATTTCCCAGCCAAAGGAGGAACACTTGGAAATGGAAAACCTTGATGTACCTGCTGCTCAAGAACAAGAATCAGTTGTCCTGATTAGGTCTTCCGATACAGACTGTGAATCCACAGTTGAGGGAAATGACAGCCCTGGTATCCCTAGCCTTCAAAACATCATAACAGTCAG TGTTTTGGACGATGCAAACGACGAAGCTCATTCTGACGTCCTTGACTCCGAGTTGCCTGCTGAATGCATGGAAGAGGCTAATCCCTATGATCATGACAG GCTTCCTCCAGTCATTTTGGAAAACATGTCAAACGCTCACACAACTGGTACCAAAACTCACAGTGACCCCCCGAATGCCCAGGCTGCTCAGCGTCTGGATGACAGCGTATCACACCCGCTCAACGGACAA GACTTGAATATTGCCGTCACCGTGGACACCGATCCTACCGTGAACAGCAAAGACCCTGAGGACATCCCAACGTTTGATGAGTGGAAGCGGAAGATGATGGAGGTGGAGAATGAAAAAA cTCTGTCCACACATACTTCTACTAATGGGGGTTCCAATGTAGTCAAGAAGGTGCAAAAAAACTTCAACAACTATGCTTCCGTGGAGTGTGGAGCAAAAATTCTTGGTGCTAATCCAGAAGCTAAG AGCACTTCGGCCATATTGAAGGAGAATATGGACTTGTACATGCTAAATCCCTGCAGTAATAAAATCTG GTTCATCATTGAGCTCTGTGAGCCCATTCAGGTGAAGCAGTTGGATATTGCCAATTTTGAGCTCTTTTCTTCTACACCCAAAGACTTTCTCGTCTCCATCAGTGACAG ATACCCGACCAACAAATGGCTCAAATTGGGAACCTTTCATGGCCGGGACGAACGCACAGTACAGAGCTTCCCATTGGATGAGCAGCTTTATGCTAAATATGTCAAG ATGttcaccaagtacataaag GTTGAGCTGCTCTCTCACTTTGGCTCTGAGCATTTCTGCCCTCTCAGTCTCATTAG AGTGTTTGGGACAAGCATGGTGGAAGAGTATGAAGAAATAGCTGAGCCTTCTGAAAGAGCAGAAGATCAGGACGATGACTTGG attaTGCATCTGGCTATGGACCTGGTGAAGTCAAGTATTCCAAGAATCTGATTGGCTCAGCTAAAG ATGTTATTTTGAACATGGTCAATAATATCGCCGTGAATGTTCTTGGTGGCAACTCGGAAATGGAAG GAAACCTTTCATCCCAGGGTGTGATTGTGAATGGTCCTGGTGCGAATGAAACAATATCGTCAACTCCCATCACCGACCCATCCGCCGC TACACCATCTAGTTCAGAGTTGGACGAGGCAACGTTGTCTCCAGACACAGAAATCACTGAAACCGGTGCCCCGTCTTCAACAACCGCTGTTCCGGAACTGCTTCCAGTTgataacagtgaccagcagcctCCGCCACTGGACAAACCAATTGTTATTCCTTTAGAGTCGGAGGAAGAAGAATCTATCAGCTCCACAATCACACTTTTAGATAAAGAGGATGAGTTAGATGGGGAGAGGGAGAAAATGGAACGCGCGGAACCACAAAATGTAGACCTCTGTCCATGGTTTTCGTCTTGTTCATGTACGAGCTCCCTTCAGGAGTATTTGCAGCAACAATGTCTGGCGCTGCTGTTCAAAAAAAGGAGATGCCAATCCATGGACAGAAAGCAAACAGCTCCTTCCATGCACACTCCCACTTTGCTCCAGCCTTCACCCTCCTCTGCCTGTCCTGAGCCCAAGACGCATCACAGTGAGGTACATCAGCCTCATGAAAAAGAACAAGCTTCTGGCGGTGAGCCAGAAAGCGGAGCCAGCACATCAGAAGCACACCAGCCTCCAGAGAACACTCTCACGGAAGCTCATAATGACTCGATGTCCGAACCGCCTCCGCTGGAGCCCAGTCAGACATCAGGCCTCCCCAAACCAACCACCGCCGATTCATCCGCTGCCAAGACTCCACAGCTTTCTTCTGAGGCTCCAGCAAAGCCGCTCAGCTCAGAGGAGACCCAAGACATGCTGGCTGCGGAGAAGCCTACAGAAGCTTCGCTACCTCCCACGAGCTCGGTCCTCATCGGAACAGCAGGCGACGATGGCAAAGTGGCAGCCGCAGAAGTAAAGGCCAACATAGTGATACGTGACTCGATCCTAAATCCTGATATGACAGGTGAGTCCCAGATTGCTTCTCCTCATGTACGTCAGTCCCCGGAACCAGCGGTTGTACTTAACAGCGGCACTCTTTCCACTGAGCTACCCCAGCCTGCTCCACACACAACCATTGAACTTGAGCTctctagtagtagtagtagtgccCCGGTCATCACAGATAGCAAAACCGAGGACCTCACAGAAGATGTCTCTACCCCCGGTCTCCCTCCTTTGCCTTCGACATCTCCCTCACCGTCCCTCTCGGACATTTACGCTGATCCCCCGAATGGCACAGAACAGAACGGCAACCCGGTGCACGGCTCCAGCCAGAAGGAGTCCGTGTTCATGCGACTCAACAACCGCATTAAGGCCCTTGAGATGAATATGTCGCTCAGCGGACGCTATCTGGAGCAGCTCAGCCAGAG ATATCGGAAGCAGGTGGAGGAGATGCAGAAGGCTTTCAACAAAACCATTATTAAACTCCAGAACACCTCCAGAATTGCAGAGGAGCAA GACCAGCGTCAGACAGAGTCCATTCAGTTGCTGCAAGGTCAGCTGGAGAACATTACTCAGATGGTCCTAAACCTGTCCATTCAGGTCAGCCAGCTGCAGAACGAG GTCTCAGACAGGCACAACTACCTTCTGCTGTGCCTGCTACTGAGTTTGTGTTTCGGCCTGGCGCTCTTTGCCAACCGCTACCGCATCTCTGTCACACCTCCGAATgcagagccagagccagagccacCCGGAGTAAACAGCTACAGCTACTGCTATCCCGAGAG GAATTTCACGTCCGGTGATGACTGTAGTTTGAAGAGGAGTGCATCCTACCCACCAATCCACTCATTCCAGTTAGTGCCAAGTCAAGGTACCG AAAAGACGACGTAA
- the LOC125985420 gene encoding SUN domain-containing ossification factor isoform X3 — protein MKMIIWRVVTLWLSVSLLSWFPNCHVDCTEPDQEAQRSEPRQDVDLEGESGDSHQEDEAGESLASHLQSLSRNEQSQGEQSTQTVDKEETHLEPPEVDKPSFEATSEIVSAISQPKEEHLEMENLDVPAAQEQESVVLIRSSDTDCESTVEGNDSPGIPSLQNIITVSVLDDANDEAHSDVLDSELPAECMEEANPYDHDRLPPVILENMSNAHTTGTKTHSDPPNAQAAQRLDDSVSHPLNGQDLNIAVTVDTDPTVNSKDPEDIPTFDEWKRKMMEVENEKTLSTHTSTNGGSNVVKKVQKNFNNYASVECGAKILGANPEAKSTSAILKENMDLYMLNPCSNKIWFIIELCEPIQVKQLDIANFELFSSTPKDFLVSISDRYPTNKWLKLGTFHGRDERTVQSFPLDEQLYAKYVKVELLSHFGSEHFCPLSLIRVFGTSMVEEYEEIAEPSERAEDQDDDLDYASGYGPGEVKYSKNLIGSAKDVILNMVNNIAVNVLGGNSEMEGNLSSQGVIVNGPGANETISSTPITDPSAATPSSSELDEATLSPDTEITETGAPSSTTAVPELLPVDNSDQQPPPLDKPIVIPLESEEEESISSTITLLDKEDELDGEREKMERAEPQNVDLCPWFSSCSCTSSLQEYLQQQCLALLFKKRRCQSMDRKQTAPSMHTPTLLQPSPSSACPEPKTHHSEVHQPHEKEQASGGEPESGASTSEAHQPPENTLTEAHNDSMSEPPPLEPSQTSGLPKPTTADSSAAKTPQLSSEAPAKPLSSEETQDMLAAEKPTEASLPPTSSVLIGTAGDDGKVAAAEVKANIVIRDSILNPDMTGESQIASPHVRQSPEPAVVLNSGTLSTELPQPAPHTTIELELSSSSSSAPVITDSKTEDLTEDVSTPGLPPLPSTSPSPSLSDIYADPPNGTEQNGNPVHGSSQKESVFMRLNNRIKALEMNMSLSGRYLEQLSQRYRKQVEEMQKAFNKTIIKLQNTSRIAEEQDQRQTESIQLLQGQLENITQMVLNLSIQVSQLQNEVSDRHNYLLLCLLLSLCFGLALFANRYRISVTPPNAEPEPEPPGVNSYSYCYPERNFTSGDDCSLKRSASYPPIHSFQLVPSQGTGLESLYPEESQASRKKRRRKMKAIEKVQTLTSFHASPTACNGAAVWSGVPVPTNPTAMTRRLLLPAFRDSPPSEGSSETSSHSDDPTFCGITAPCSRICQGASLPETRAEKRALRRRRPKPTCAVVDFLQAPHRDKSNTLSISATQDLMNMNSKQTSGTFGLNIPLSGPI, from the exons ATGAAGATGATAATATGGCGAGTTGTGACATTGTGGCTATCTGTGTCACTACTAAGTTG GTTCCCTAACTGCCATGTTGATTGCACAGAGCCAGACCAGGAGGCCCAAAGGTCTGAGCCTCGGCAGGACGTCGATTTGGAGGGCGAGTCAGGGGACTCTCATCAGGAAGACGAG GCGGGTGAGAGCTTGGCTTCGCACCTCCAGTCGTTGTCCAGAAATGAACAGTCGCAAGGGGAGCAGTCCACTCAGACGGTGGACAAAGAAGAGACTCATTTGGAG CCCCCTGAAGTGGACAAGCCCAGCTTCGAGGCAACCTCAGAGATCGTCAGTGCTATTTCCCAGCCAAAGGAGGAACACTTGGAAATGGAAAACCTTGATGTACCTGCTGCTCAAGAACAAGAATCAGTTGTCCTGATTAGGTCTTCCGATACAGACTGTGAATCCACAGTTGAGGGAAATGACAGCCCTGGTATCCCTAGCCTTCAAAACATCATAACAGTCAG TGTTTTGGACGATGCAAACGACGAAGCTCATTCTGACGTCCTTGACTCCGAGTTGCCTGCTGAATGCATGGAAGAGGCTAATCCCTATGATCATGACAG GCTTCCTCCAGTCATTTTGGAAAACATGTCAAACGCTCACACAACTGGTACCAAAACTCACAGTGACCCCCCGAATGCCCAGGCTGCTCAGCGTCTGGATGACAGCGTATCACACCCGCTCAACGGACAA GACTTGAATATTGCCGTCACCGTGGACACCGATCCTACCGTGAACAGCAAAGACCCTGAGGACATCCCAACGTTTGATGAGTGGAAGCGGAAGATGATGGAGGTGGAGAATGAAAAAA cTCTGTCCACACATACTTCTACTAATGGGGGTTCCAATGTAGTCAAGAAGGTGCAAAAAAACTTCAACAACTATGCTTCCGTGGAGTGTGGAGCAAAAATTCTTGGTGCTAATCCAGAAGCTAAG AGCACTTCGGCCATATTGAAGGAGAATATGGACTTGTACATGCTAAATCCCTGCAGTAATAAAATCTG GTTCATCATTGAGCTCTGTGAGCCCATTCAGGTGAAGCAGTTGGATATTGCCAATTTTGAGCTCTTTTCTTCTACACCCAAAGACTTTCTCGTCTCCATCAGTGACAG ATACCCGACCAACAAATGGCTCAAATTGGGAACCTTTCATGGCCGGGACGAACGCACAGTACAGAGCTTCCCATTGGATGAGCAGCTTTATGCTAAATATGTCAAG GTTGAGCTGCTCTCTCACTTTGGCTCTGAGCATTTCTGCCCTCTCAGTCTCATTAG AGTGTTTGGGACAAGCATGGTGGAAGAGTATGAAGAAATAGCTGAGCCTTCTGAAAGAGCAGAAGATCAGGACGATGACTTGG attaTGCATCTGGCTATGGACCTGGTGAAGTCAAGTATTCCAAGAATCTGATTGGCTCAGCTAAAG ATGTTATTTTGAACATGGTCAATAATATCGCCGTGAATGTTCTTGGTGGCAACTCGGAAATGGAAG GAAACCTTTCATCCCAGGGTGTGATTGTGAATGGTCCTGGTGCGAATGAAACAATATCGTCAACTCCCATCACCGACCCATCCGCCGC TACACCATCTAGTTCAGAGTTGGACGAGGCAACGTTGTCTCCAGACACAGAAATCACTGAAACCGGTGCCCCGTCTTCAACAACCGCTGTTCCGGAACTGCTTCCAGTTgataacagtgaccagcagcctCCGCCACTGGACAAACCAATTGTTATTCCTTTAGAGTCGGAGGAAGAAGAATCTATCAGCTCCACAATCACACTTTTAGATAAAGAGGATGAGTTAGATGGGGAGAGGGAGAAAATGGAACGCGCGGAACCACAAAATGTAGACCTCTGTCCATGGTTTTCGTCTTGTTCATGTACGAGCTCCCTTCAGGAGTATTTGCAGCAACAATGTCTGGCGCTGCTGTTCAAAAAAAGGAGATGCCAATCCATGGACAGAAAGCAAACAGCTCCTTCCATGCACACTCCCACTTTGCTCCAGCCTTCACCCTCCTCTGCCTGTCCTGAGCCCAAGACGCATCACAGTGAGGTACATCAGCCTCATGAAAAAGAACAAGCTTCTGGCGGTGAGCCAGAAAGCGGAGCCAGCACATCAGAAGCACACCAGCCTCCAGAGAACACTCTCACGGAAGCTCATAATGACTCGATGTCCGAACCGCCTCCGCTGGAGCCCAGTCAGACATCAGGCCTCCCCAAACCAACCACCGCCGATTCATCCGCTGCCAAGACTCCACAGCTTTCTTCTGAGGCTCCAGCAAAGCCGCTCAGCTCAGAGGAGACCCAAGACATGCTGGCTGCGGAGAAGCCTACAGAAGCTTCGCTACCTCCCACGAGCTCGGTCCTCATCGGAACAGCAGGCGACGATGGCAAAGTGGCAGCCGCAGAAGTAAAGGCCAACATAGTGATACGTGACTCGATCCTAAATCCTGATATGACAGGTGAGTCCCAGATTGCTTCTCCTCATGTACGTCAGTCCCCGGAACCAGCGGTTGTACTTAACAGCGGCACTCTTTCCACTGAGCTACCCCAGCCTGCTCCACACACAACCATTGAACTTGAGCTctctagtagtagtagtagtgccCCGGTCATCACAGATAGCAAAACCGAGGACCTCACAGAAGATGTCTCTACCCCCGGTCTCCCTCCTTTGCCTTCGACATCTCCCTCACCGTCCCTCTCGGACATTTACGCTGATCCCCCGAATGGCACAGAACAGAACGGCAACCCGGTGCACGGCTCCAGCCAGAAGGAGTCCGTGTTCATGCGACTCAACAACCGCATTAAGGCCCTTGAGATGAATATGTCGCTCAGCGGACGCTATCTGGAGCAGCTCAGCCAGAG ATATCGGAAGCAGGTGGAGGAGATGCAGAAGGCTTTCAACAAAACCATTATTAAACTCCAGAACACCTCCAGAATTGCAGAGGAGCAA GACCAGCGTCAGACAGAGTCCATTCAGTTGCTGCAAGGTCAGCTGGAGAACATTACTCAGATGGTCCTAAACCTGTCCATTCAGGTCAGCCAGCTGCAGAACGAG GTCTCAGACAGGCACAACTACCTTCTGCTGTGCCTGCTACTGAGTTTGTGTTTCGGCCTGGCGCTCTTTGCCAACCGCTACCGCATCTCTGTCACACCTCCGAATgcagagccagagccagagccacCCGGAGTAAACAGCTACAGCTACTGCTATCCCGAGAG GAATTTCACGTCCGGTGATGACTGTAGTTTGAAGAGGAGTGCATCCTACCCACCAATCCACTCATTCCAGTTAGTGCCAAGTCAAGGTACCG GTCTCGAAAGTCTTTATCCCGAGGAGAGTCAGGCGAGCAGAAAG AAAAGACGACGTAAAATGAAAGCCATTGAGAAAGTGCAAACTTTGACGTCCTTTCATGCTTCTCCGACGGCATGCAACGGAGCTGCCGTATGGAGCGGCGTGCCTGTCCCAACAAACCCGACGGCCATGACAAGGAGGCTGCTTCTACCTGCCTTCAGAGACTCTCCTCCATCCGAGGGAAGCTCGGAGACATCGTCCCATTCAGACGATCCCACATTCTGTGGAATCACTGCCCCCTGCTCTCGGATATGCCAAGGTGCGTCGCTGCCTGAAACCCGGGCAGAGAAAAGGGCGTTAAGACGCAGGCGTCCCAAGCCCACTTGCGCCGTAGTGGACTTCCTTCAGGCCCCGCACAGAGACAAAAGCAATACGTTATCCATCTCGGCCACACAGGACCTGATGAATATGAACTCAAAGCAAACCTCTGGGACCTTTGGGCTGAATATCCCTCTCTCAGGTCCCATCTGA